Proteins from one Aureimonas sp. SA4125 genomic window:
- a CDS encoding ATP-binding protein yields the protein MSLTAHRFYARNDTARDPGAEAAFFENLKMRNGTFKRTRPSRFTEIEKAFGPVFRERADTIRSALDIGVSSGVTSLEFLDFLGAQGSTVSLTATDLFLRAHIVGVAPGLRVLADPEGFPLQYDVAGTAIRAWVRRLDYATLAFAPLMIARHGLGRRVRTLIAQGRSRPVHLASPRLLHRRDVEVMEDDILIRRPAFAGRFDVVRAANILNLGYFTAGELESAITNIRVYLRGPGSLFLATRTNRAGGNAATLFELGPDCDFRPLKRLGGGSEIEPQVLAATIA from the coding sequence ATGAGCCTGACCGCCCACCGCTTCTACGCCCGGAACGACACCGCACGGGACCCCGGCGCGGAAGCCGCATTTTTCGAAAATCTCAAGATGCGGAACGGCACGTTCAAGCGGACGCGGCCGTCACGCTTCACGGAGATCGAAAAGGCGTTCGGGCCGGTCTTTCGGGAGCGCGCCGACACGATCCGGTCCGCTCTCGACATCGGTGTTTCGTCCGGCGTAACGTCGCTGGAGTTTCTCGACTTCCTCGGAGCGCAGGGATCTACGGTCTCGCTCACCGCGACGGACCTCTTTCTCCGGGCCCATATCGTCGGAGTGGCCCCGGGCCTGCGGGTGCTGGCGGATCCGGAAGGGTTCCCGCTGCAGTACGACGTGGCGGGGACCGCGATCCGGGCCTGGGTGCGGCGTCTCGATTACGCCACGCTCGCCTTTGCGCCGCTAATGATCGCCCGGCACGGGCTCGGCCGTCGCGTTCGAACCCTCATCGCGCAGGGGCGCAGCAGACCGGTTCACCTCGCCAGCCCGAGGCTTCTGCATCGACGCGACGTCGAGGTGATGGAGGACGACATCCTGATCCGGCGTCCGGCCTTCGCGGGAAGGTTCGACGTCGTCCGGGCGGCCAACATCCTGAACCTCGGCTATTTCACGGCCGGCGAGCTGGAGAGCGCTATCACCAACATCCGCGTCTATCTGCGGGGGCCGGGCTCCCTCTTCCTCGCCACCCGCACCAACCGTGCCGGCGGCAACGCGGCCACGCTCTTTGAGCTTGGGCCAGACTGCGACTTTCGCCCGTTGAAGCGTCTGGGTGGAGGCTCGGAAATCGAACCGCAAGTTCTGGCGGCGACGATTGCATAG
- a CDS encoding response regulator transcription factor, producing the protein MDASDQIDVAIIDDRPLIRDCFGRGLEVTDPTLSLRYFSGVDELRNADAQETECIGVVLICTSWSQSQSESCFVEISRLKAEMPSVSIIMLSDIEKVDDILRLIKMGARGYIPTSVSLRVAVKAIQLVAAGGVYVPASILFLADRIARQTSEIEKQPQPDSMFTLRQMSVIEALRRGKPNKIIAYDLNMCESTVKVHIRNIMKKMKARNRTEVAYLLNNMMSAEGVCLRD; encoded by the coding sequence GTGGACGCGAGCGATCAGATCGACGTCGCGATCATCGACGATCGCCCGCTGATCAGGGACTGCTTTGGCAGGGGTCTGGAAGTCACCGATCCGACGCTGTCGTTGCGATATTTTTCCGGCGTGGACGAACTTCGAAACGCCGATGCCCAGGAAACGGAGTGCATCGGGGTGGTTCTGATCTGTACTTCGTGGTCCCAGTCGCAATCGGAATCCTGTTTTGTGGAGATCTCGCGTCTTAAGGCCGAGATGCCGTCCGTCAGCATCATCATGTTGTCCGACATCGAAAAGGTCGATGACATCCTTCGGCTGATCAAAATGGGCGCACGGGGCTACATACCCACTAGCGTCAGTCTCAGGGTTGCGGTCAAGGCCATCCAACTGGTTGCTGCGGGGGGTGTGTATGTTCCCGCGAGTATTCTCTTTCTGGCCGACCGCATCGCCAGGCAGACATCGGAAATCGAGAAGCAGCCGCAACCTGATAGTATGTTTACCTTACGACAAATGTCGGTTATCGAAGCCTTGCGCCGCGGCAAGCCAAATAAAATTATCGCTTATGACCTTAATATGTGCGAGAGTACTGTGAAGGTTCATATTAGAAATATCATGAAGAAAATGAAGGCCAGAAATCGGACTGAGGTAGCCTATCTTTTGAACAACATGATGAGTGCTGAAGGCGTCTGTT
- a CDS encoding glycosyltransferase, protein MIMHVITNFSANAGAEAMLSRLIREPSNALVVPLIDVSDRYRESCGPSVRFMPLHAGSVARMMGAVPRLARIIKAEKPEAIVCWMYHAMVVGALAHRMSGGEAPLFWNVRQSLDDPRTLTRSVRLTLRLCRALSRYPGGIVFNSARAAELHRRFGFRNARMTVIPNGFDFVDADLPSARTPRVFGIAARLHPQKDHRTFFRAAALLSRRHAHARFVAAGAGLEDCEGAAARLVAESGVPAEAVSLCGEVADMESFYRSIDVLVLSSLTEGFPNVVAEAMSYGVPVVTTDVGDAAAIVGDTGMVVPAGDDQALAAAMERMLRLSPAEYRERSAAARRRVVEHYSLPRVAGQYEALVGAI, encoded by the coding sequence ATGATCATGCACGTCATCACCAACTTCTCGGCAAATGCCGGCGCTGAGGCGATGCTGTCCCGCCTCATCCGCGAGCCCAGCAACGCCCTCGTCGTTCCGCTCATCGACGTCTCCGACCGCTATCGGGAATCGTGCGGCCCCTCGGTCCGGTTCATGCCCCTGCATGCCGGTTCGGTGGCGCGGATGATGGGCGCCGTGCCCCGCCTCGCCCGCATCATCAAGGCGGAGAAGCCTGAGGCGATCGTCTGCTGGATGTATCACGCGATGGTGGTCGGAGCGCTGGCCCACAGGATGTCGGGCGGCGAGGCGCCGCTATTCTGGAACGTCCGCCAGTCGCTCGACGACCCTAGGACGCTGACGCGAAGCGTGCGGCTGACCTTGCGTCTGTGCAGGGCGCTGTCTCGCTATCCCGGCGGTATCGTCTTCAACTCTGCACGTGCCGCCGAGCTGCACCGGCGCTTCGGTTTCCGAAACGCGCGCATGACGGTCATCCCGAACGGCTTCGACTTCGTCGACGCGGACCTGCCTAGCGCTCGGACGCCGCGCGTGTTCGGGATCGCCGCGCGATTGCATCCCCAGAAGGACCATCGGACTTTCTTCAGGGCCGCGGCGCTGCTGTCGCGGCGTCATGCGCACGCGCGCTTTGTGGCTGCGGGCGCCGGCCTGGAGGACTGCGAGGGCGCCGCCGCCCGCCTCGTCGCGGAGAGCGGGGTGCCGGCGGAGGCCGTGAGCCTTTGCGGCGAGGTCGCGGACATGGAGAGCTTCTACCGAAGCATCGATGTGTTGGTGCTCTCGTCGTTGACGGAGGGCTTTCCGAACGTCGTCGCCGAGGCGATGAGTTACGGCGTGCCGGTCGTCACCACCGATGTCGGCGATGCCGCGGCGATCGTGGGCGATACGGGAATGGTGGTGCCCGCAGGGGACGACCAGGCGCTCGCCGCGGCGATGGAGCGGATGCTGCGTCTTTCCCCGGCCGAATATCGCGAGCGGTCGGCGGCGGCGCGGCGGCGCGTCGTCGAGCATTACTCGCTCCCCCGCGTGGCCGGCCAGTACGAGGCGCTGGTCGGGGCGATCTGA
- a CDS encoding polysaccharide biosynthesis/export family protein, which produces MLLGIAVMAALPGMLACRPAHAAPADGYRLAPGDVTSFDFLDDALPAEQLTVSSEGEVSIPLIGSFAVAGLTVPEAVDAMRRSFVERRFFVDPQISLAVASFRPIFVLGEVRVPGSFPFQPMLTVEQAVALAGGQSTGAGATEDRVVAQARLHGEIDGMSVDFARAALGVARMSAQLDDRAVITTDDLPANARPFLGDTMVAALMPTEQRILETERGAFETRRDQLTAAVSEVDGALGNLGQLIENQKGAILSAREDRDRVKKLYAGGIKTVTDVRNADRELTAQESHLLEIYNQMSSTRRELGELQRQLVDTTDNRTQTALTGLQKHQTEIEQLIAARRSAEEQSLLLGSLSLQKEQQVATTKFVYAIRRRVGSTTMSQPSMLDDEVAPGDTIVVSIERSAGSGPLTLTSAATGRMR; this is translated from the coding sequence ATGCTCCTGGGCATCGCCGTGATGGCGGCGTTGCCGGGCATGCTCGCTTGCCGCCCCGCGCACGCGGCGCCCGCGGACGGCTACAGGCTGGCGCCCGGAGACGTGACGTCCTTCGACTTCCTCGACGATGCGCTGCCGGCCGAGCAGCTCACGGTGTCGAGCGAGGGAGAGGTCAGCATCCCGCTGATCGGAAGCTTCGCGGTCGCCGGGTTGACGGTGCCCGAGGCCGTCGATGCTATGCGACGCAGCTTCGTGGAGCGCCGGTTCTTCGTCGATCCCCAAATTTCACTGGCCGTCGCGAGCTTCCGGCCGATCTTCGTACTCGGCGAGGTGAGGGTTCCGGGATCATTTCCGTTTCAGCCCATGCTGACCGTGGAGCAGGCCGTCGCCCTGGCGGGCGGACAGTCGACGGGTGCCGGCGCTACCGAAGACCGGGTGGTGGCGCAGGCGCGCCTGCACGGCGAGATCGATGGCATGTCGGTGGACTTCGCGCGCGCCGCGCTCGGCGTGGCGAGGATGTCCGCTCAGTTGGACGACCGCGCCGTGATCACGACCGACGATCTGCCGGCCAACGCGCGCCCGTTCCTCGGCGACACGATGGTGGCCGCCCTGATGCCGACCGAGCAGAGGATTCTCGAGACCGAACGGGGCGCTTTCGAGACACGGCGCGATCAGTTGACGGCCGCCGTCAGCGAAGTCGACGGCGCGCTCGGCAATCTCGGACAGCTTATCGAGAACCAGAAGGGCGCGATCCTGTCGGCTCGCGAGGATCGCGACCGCGTGAAGAAACTCTATGCCGGCGGCATCAAGACGGTGACCGATGTCCGCAACGCGGACCGCGAGCTGACCGCGCAAGAATCCCATCTCCTCGAGATCTACAACCAGATGTCCTCCACCCGGCGGGAGCTCGGCGAGCTCCAGCGTCAGCTCGTCGACACCACGGACAATCGGACGCAGACCGCGTTGACGGGGTTGCAGAAACATCAGACCGAGATCGAGCAGCTCATCGCGGCGAGGCGTTCCGCCGAAGAGCAGAGCCTCCTGCTCGGCTCTCTCTCCCTCCAGAAAGAGCAACAGGTCGCGACGACGAAGTTCGTCTACGCCATCCGGCGCAGGGTCGGCTCCACGACGATGAGCCAACCGTCCATGCTCGACGACGAGGTGGCGCCCGGCGACACGATCGTCGTGTCGATCGAACGCTCGGCCGGCAGCGGCCCCCTGACGCTCACCAGCGCCGCGACCGGACGGATGCGGTGA
- a CDS encoding sugar transferase, producing the protein MKQAADAGNTSALDGRARASALVRFAGSVALLATLPIWPLVAAMVWASVGRPLLFRQTRSGRGMRPFTICKFRTMHDARDAAGALLPDALRETPAMRLLRRWRLDELPQLLAIARGEMSFVGPRPLLPDTIQGFGEFGRLRCAVSPGLTGWAQVNGNTRLTDRQKLALDLWYIHHRSLYLDLKILAMTAITIVRGERLGEANVGRATADMEAPYPRSVQGAGR; encoded by the coding sequence ATGAAGCAAGCCGCGGATGCCGGCAATACCTCGGCGCTGGACGGGAGGGCGAGAGCGTCGGCGTTGGTCCGGTTCGCCGGCTCGGTCGCGCTCCTCGCGACGCTGCCGATCTGGCCGCTCGTGGCGGCCATGGTCTGGGCCAGCGTCGGCCGTCCCCTTCTGTTCCGCCAGACTCGCAGCGGGCGCGGCATGAGGCCCTTCACCATCTGCAAGTTCCGCACGATGCACGACGCGCGCGACGCGGCGGGTGCGCTTCTCCCCGACGCGCTGCGCGAGACGCCCGCGATGCGGCTGCTTCGTCGCTGGAGGCTCGACGAATTGCCGCAGCTTCTCGCGATCGCGCGGGGGGAGATGAGCTTCGTCGGCCCCCGGCCGCTGCTTCCCGACACGATCCAGGGCTTCGGCGAGTTCGGCCGGCTTCGCTGCGCGGTATCGCCGGGCTTGACCGGATGGGCGCAGGTCAACGGCAACACGCGCCTCACGGACCGGCAGAAGCTCGCGCTCGATCTCTGGTACATCCACCATCGCAGCCTCTATCTGGATCTCAAGATCCTCGCCATGACGGCCATCACGATTGTTCGTGGGGAACGGCTGGGGGAGGCGAATGTTGGCCGCGCCACGGCGGACATGGAGGCTCCCTATCCTCGCTCGGTACAAGGGGCGGGGCGATGA
- a CDS encoding glycosyltransferase family 4 protein produces the protein MAVSDTAISDRLDGAGPQRIVVVASLTRSLVNFRYALLEAMVAAGHEVTAVAPDEDSEAIAALNRIGVTFRRIPMARTGTDPLADIRTLAALYRLMRGIRPDIVLTYTMKPIIYGGLAARLSGVGRRFSMFTGFGYMFGGERRGLRLAALRRLSIWLYRRALAGTEAAFVYNENDAAEIRRHALIGKRTALVSVPGSGVDLDHHAQTALPAGPFVFLLVARLLREKGIAEFAAAARLLKPQFPQTRFQILGPFDPNPAALSQAEVAQWTADSGVEYLGETTDVRPYLSASTVFVLPSYYREGIPRSALEALATGRPIITTDMPGCRETVIDGENGFRIAPRSAADLANAMRAFLDDERLAPRMAVRSRTLAMERFDVRAVNAILLESLGLRPAV, from the coding sequence ATGGCCGTTTCAGACACAGCGATCTCCGATCGCCTCGACGGCGCCGGTCCGCAGCGCATCGTCGTGGTCGCGAGCCTGACGCGCTCCCTCGTCAACTTCCGCTACGCGTTGCTCGAGGCGATGGTCGCCGCGGGCCACGAGGTCACGGCCGTCGCGCCGGACGAGGACAGCGAAGCGATCGCGGCGCTCAACCGGATCGGCGTCACGTTTCGCCGCATTCCGATGGCGCGCACGGGCACCGACCCTCTCGCCGATATACGCACATTGGCGGCGCTTTACCGGCTGATGCGCGGCATCCGGCCGGACATCGTTCTGACCTACACGATGAAACCCATCATATACGGCGGTCTCGCCGCGCGGCTGTCGGGTGTCGGGCGGCGGTTCTCGATGTTCACGGGCTTCGGCTACATGTTTGGCGGTGAGCGCCGGGGCCTCCGGCTCGCGGCTCTGCGAAGGCTGAGCATCTGGCTCTACCGCCGGGCGCTGGCGGGCACCGAGGCCGCCTTCGTCTACAATGAGAACGACGCCGCGGAAATCAGGCGACATGCGCTAATCGGAAAGCGCACGGCGCTCGTCTCGGTGCCGGGTTCCGGTGTGGATCTCGACCATCACGCCCAGACCGCCCTCCCAGCCGGGCCGTTTGTCTTCCTGCTCGTCGCACGGCTGCTTCGGGAAAAGGGGATTGCCGAGTTCGCCGCCGCCGCGCGTCTTCTTAAGCCGCAGTTCCCGCAGACGCGCTTTCAGATCCTCGGGCCATTCGACCCCAATCCCGCCGCCTTGTCGCAGGCCGAGGTGGCCCAATGGACCGCGGATTCCGGCGTGGAATATCTCGGAGAGACGACCGACGTCAGGCCGTATCTTTCGGCATCAACGGTCTTCGTGCTGCCCTCCTACTATCGCGAAGGCATCCCGCGCAGCGCCCTGGAGGCTCTGGCGACGGGCCGTCCCATCATCACAACCGACATGCCCGGTTGCAGAGAGACCGTGATCGACGGCGAGAACGGCTTTCGCATCGCGCCGCGGAGCGCCGCGGATCTCGCGAACGCCATGCGGGCCTTTCTCGACGATGAAAGGCTTGCGCCGCGGATGGCGGTTCGATCGCGAACGTTGGCGATGGAGCGCTTCGACGTTCGGGCCGTGAACGCGATTCTCCTCGAATCGCTCGGTCTGAGGCCTGCCGTCTAG
- a CDS encoding DegT/DnrJ/EryC1/StrS aminotransferase family protein, whose amino-acid sequence MKRWPIYDEEQISDVVDILRSSQVNAWTGDYVARFEDAYARHLGRRHAVALANGSVALDLALKVLGIGAGDEVIVTSRSFIASAACVPFAGAKPVFADVDPVSGNLSAETIAARITPRTKAVIIVHLGGWPCDMEAIMALAEKADLKVIEDCAQAHGARYGGRPVGSFGHIAAFSFCQDKIITTGGEGGLVAMDDEALWSTAWSLKDHGKSYDLSHRKDFPPGFRWLHESFGTNWRMMSIQAALGLRQLEHLEEWRAQRQRNADIWTAALKDLPAIAIPRLTREHTHAWYRFYCHVRPEELTAGWTRDDLMLAVTAAGVPCFSGTCSEIYIEHAFSGSGLAPAERLPVAKQLGETSLAFLVDPSWSAEETEAAAVTASTIITNASRMGETRHRDLENSDYPLLLPMDAGTSGKVPMGFAPVTSAEDDGRDSSWTRRQGAPAAVSGRVGPDADLAAPS is encoded by the coding sequence ATGAAGCGCTGGCCGATCTATGATGAGGAGCAGATCTCGGACGTCGTCGACATCCTGCGCTCCAGCCAGGTCAATGCCTGGACCGGCGACTACGTCGCCCGTTTCGAGGACGCCTATGCCAGACATCTCGGCCGGCGGCATGCCGTCGCCCTCGCCAACGGCTCCGTCGCGCTCGATCTGGCGCTTAAGGTCCTTGGGATCGGCGCCGGCGACGAGGTGATCGTGACGAGCCGCAGCTTCATCGCCTCGGCCGCCTGCGTGCCGTTCGCCGGAGCCAAGCCGGTCTTTGCCGACGTGGATCCGGTGTCCGGCAATCTTTCCGCCGAGACGATCGCAGCCCGGATCACGCCGCGAACGAAGGCGGTTATAATCGTCCATCTCGGCGGCTGGCCGTGCGACATGGAGGCTATCATGGCTCTGGCCGAAAAGGCCGACCTTAAGGTTATCGAGGACTGCGCGCAGGCGCACGGCGCCAGATACGGCGGCAGGCCCGTCGGCTCCTTCGGGCATATCGCCGCCTTCTCGTTTTGTCAGGATAAGATAATCACGACGGGCGGCGAGGGCGGTCTCGTCGCGATGGATGACGAGGCTCTTTGGTCCACCGCCTGGAGTCTCAAGGATCACGGCAAGTCCTACGACCTTTCCCACCGGAAGGACTTTCCGCCGGGCTTTCGCTGGCTGCACGAATCTTTCGGAACCAACTGGCGGATGATGTCGATTCAGGCCGCCCTCGGTCTCAGGCAGCTCGAGCATCTGGAAGAGTGGCGCGCTCAAAGGCAGCGCAACGCCGACATCTGGACGGCGGCGCTGAAGGATCTTCCGGCGATCGCGATCCCGCGACTCACTCGCGAACATACGCATGCCTGGTATCGGTTCTACTGCCACGTTCGACCTGAGGAACTGACAGCAGGCTGGACGCGGGACGACCTCATGCTCGCCGTCACGGCGGCGGGAGTGCCCTGTTTCTCGGGCACCTGCTCGGAGATCTATATCGAGCACGCCTTCAGTGGATCGGGGCTCGCGCCGGCGGAACGCCTGCCCGTCGCCAAACAGCTCGGCGAAACCAGCCTTGCCTTTCTCGTCGATCCGTCCTGGAGCGCGGAGGAAACCGAAGCCGCAGCGGTGACGGCGTCCACCATCATCACCAATGCCTCGCGTATGGGCGAGACGCGGCATCGCGACCTCGAAAACTCTGATTATCCCTTGCTCTTACCGATGGATGCCGGGACGTCCGGGAAGGTTCCGATGGGGTTCGCACCCGTGACGAGCGCCGAAGACGATGGCCGGGACAGTTCGTGGACTCGGCGACAGGGGGCGCCTGCCGCCGTTTCCGGCCGCGTCGGGCCCGACGCGGATCTCGCCGCGCCCTCGTGA
- a CDS encoding PIG-L deacetylase family protein — protein sequence MIQGLAGFGRVLVVAPHPDDEVLGCGGTIARIAADDGEVHVAVVTRGQPPAFSEEAAARVRAEAEAAHRHLGVRRTHWLDQPAGRLSETPHSTLNSALQDLFVAIRPDTVFIPFVGDVHLDHQLIFLSSMVAARPHQAEYPPTILAYETVSETNWNAPYVTAAFIPQVFIDIERSLERKLEAMAMFASQLRALPHERSLETLRALAILRGATVHRRAAEAFVLVRTVI from the coding sequence ATGATCCAAGGTCTTGCTGGGTTCGGCCGCGTGCTCGTCGTCGCTCCGCATCCGGACGACGAGGTTCTGGGATGCGGCGGGACCATCGCCCGGATCGCCGCCGACGACGGCGAGGTCCACGTCGCCGTCGTCACGCGCGGTCAGCCGCCGGCCTTCAGCGAGGAGGCCGCGGCAAGGGTCCGCGCCGAGGCCGAGGCGGCCCATCGCCATCTTGGCGTCAGGCGGACGCACTGGCTCGATCAGCCGGCCGGGCGGCTTTCCGAAACGCCGCATTCGACCCTGAACTCCGCACTTCAGGACCTTTTCGTCGCGATCCGGCCCGACACCGTATTCATCCCCTTCGTCGGGGACGTCCACCTGGATCACCAACTGATCTTCCTGTCGTCCATGGTGGCGGCCCGTCCCCACCAGGCCGAGTACCCGCCGACCATCCTCGCCTACGAAACGGTGTCGGAGACCAACTGGAACGCGCCCTACGTCACGGCCGCGTTCATCCCGCAGGTCTTCATCGACATCGAGAGGTCACTCGAGCGCAAGCTCGAGGCCATGGCGATGTTCGCATCCCAACTGCGTGCGTTACCGCACGAGCGTTCCCTCGAGACCTTGCGGGCCCTCGCGATCCTCAGGGGCGCCACCGTTCACCGACGTGCCGCGGAGGCCTTCGTCCTCGTGCGCACCGTTATCTGA